A single region of the Phaenicophaeus curvirostris isolate KB17595 chromosome 4, BPBGC_Pcur_1.0, whole genome shotgun sequence genome encodes:
- the ST3GAL5 gene encoding lactosylceramide alpha-2,3-sialyltransferase isoform X4, protein MKMRRPSWFLKGTRKFLALFLVGGCFLYILKLRFSPGECDRTKMPYVDPDRVRRAQQYASAVLQEQCRPSYVKKEMKKLFAEKYSTDISPFVRKNVNEDDGALFKYEPPFGFHNFLDKLKNLLELLPEHDLPEDLKSKHCKRCVVVGSGGILHGSELGHLLNQFDIVIRLNDAPVQGYTDHVGNKTTIRMTYPEGAPLSEHEYPPASLFVAVLFKSVDFNWLQAMVKNETLPLWVRLFFWKEVAEKIPFTSKQFRILNPVIIKETALDILQFPEPRSKFWGWDKNVPTIGVTAVVLATHLCDEVSLAGFGYDLDQPNAPLHYYNNLCMAAMNGQTMHNVTSETKFLQKLIKENIVEDLTGGIHCEFCSKDS, encoded by the exons ATGAAGATGAGAAGaccaagctggtttttaaaAGGTACTCGCAA ATTCCTTGCACTGTTTCTGGTTGGAGGGTGCTTCCTTTATATCCTCAAATTACGTTTTAGTCCTGGAGAATGTGACAGAACAAAAATGCCATATGTGGACCCTGATCGTGTAAGG aGAGCACAACAGTATGCCAGTGCGGTATTGCAGGAACAGTGCCGACCGTCTtatgtgaagaaagaaatgaagaagttATTTGCGGAGAAATACAGCACGGACATATCTCCCTTTGTAAGAAAgaatgtaaatgaagatgatggagctttatttaaatatgaacCTCCTTTTGGATTTCACAACTTCCTTGATAAGCTTAAAAATCTCCTTGAACTCTTACCTGAGCATGATTTACCAGAAGATTTGAAATCAAAACACTGTAAACGTTGTGTTGTTGTTGGCAGTGGTGGAATTCTTCATGGATCAGAGCTGGGTCACTTACTGAATCAGTTTGATATTGTTATACG gCTAAATGATGCACCGGTTCAAGGATACACAGATCATGTTGGTAACAAAACTACTATACGGATGACTTACCCAGAAGGAGCCCCCCTTTCTGAACATGAGTATCCTCCTGCTAGCCTGTTTGTGGCTGTTTTGTTTAAGAGTGTTGATTTCAACTGGCTTCAAGCAATGGTAAAAAATGAAACCTTG CCTCTGTGGGTGCGACTCTTCTTTTGGAAGGAGGTTGCTGAGAAAATTCCTTTTACATCAAAGCAGTTTCGGATTCTGAATCCAGTCATCATCAAAGAGACAGCTTTGGATATTTTACAGTTTCCTGAACCTCGATCAAAATTCTGGGGTTGGGATAAG AATGTACCTACAATTGGAGTCACAGCAGTTGTTCTGGCCACACATTTATGTGATGAAGTGAGCTTAGCAGGATTTGGATATGACCTCGATCAGCCCAACGCACCTTTACACTATTACAACAACCTGTGCATGGCTGCCATGAATGGACAAACTATGCACAATGTGACAAGCGAAACAAAATTCCTGCAAAAACTgatcaaagaaaatattgtcGAAGACCTCACTGGTGGGATACATTGTGAATTCTGCAGCAAAGACAGCTAG
- the ST3GAL5 gene encoding lactosylceramide alpha-2,3-sialyltransferase isoform X2, which produces MRRPRSRPRPRAAMLSDNNSVKLKSDCSPPVQWCKVAAHEDEKTKLVFKRFLALFLVGGCFLYILKLRFSPGECDRTKMPYVDPDRVRRAQQYASAVLQEQCRPSYVKKEMKKLFAEKYSTDISPFVRKNVNEDDGALFKYEPPFGFHNFLDKLKNLLELLPEHDLPEDLKSKHCKRCVVVGSGGILHGSELGHLLNQFDIVIRLNDAPVQGYTDHVGNKTTIRMTYPEGAPLSEHEYPPASLFVAVLFKSVDFNWLQAMVKNETLPLWVRLFFWKEVAEKIPFTSKQFRILNPVIIKETALDILQFPEPRSKFWGWDKNVPTIGVTAVVLATHLCDEVSLAGFGYDLDQPNAPLHYYNNLCMAAMNGQTMHNVTSETKFLQKLIKENIVEDLTGGIHCEFCSKDS; this is translated from the exons ATGCGGAGGCCCCGCagccgcccccggccccgcgcag CAATGCTGAGTGACAATAACTCTGTGAAGCTGAAAAGTGATTGTTCACCTCCTGTGCAATGGTGTAAGGTGGCTGCACATGAAGATGAGAAGaccaagctggtttttaaaAG ATTCCTTGCACTGTTTCTGGTTGGAGGGTGCTTCCTTTATATCCTCAAATTACGTTTTAGTCCTGGAGAATGTGACAGAACAAAAATGCCATATGTGGACCCTGATCGTGTAAGG aGAGCACAACAGTATGCCAGTGCGGTATTGCAGGAACAGTGCCGACCGTCTtatgtgaagaaagaaatgaagaagttATTTGCGGAGAAATACAGCACGGACATATCTCCCTTTGTAAGAAAgaatgtaaatgaagatgatggagctttatttaaatatgaacCTCCTTTTGGATTTCACAACTTCCTTGATAAGCTTAAAAATCTCCTTGAACTCTTACCTGAGCATGATTTACCAGAAGATTTGAAATCAAAACACTGTAAACGTTGTGTTGTTGTTGGCAGTGGTGGAATTCTTCATGGATCAGAGCTGGGTCACTTACTGAATCAGTTTGATATTGTTATACG gCTAAATGATGCACCGGTTCAAGGATACACAGATCATGTTGGTAACAAAACTACTATACGGATGACTTACCCAGAAGGAGCCCCCCTTTCTGAACATGAGTATCCTCCTGCTAGCCTGTTTGTGGCTGTTTTGTTTAAGAGTGTTGATTTCAACTGGCTTCAAGCAATGGTAAAAAATGAAACCTTG CCTCTGTGGGTGCGACTCTTCTTTTGGAAGGAGGTTGCTGAGAAAATTCCTTTTACATCAAAGCAGTTTCGGATTCTGAATCCAGTCATCATCAAAGAGACAGCTTTGGATATTTTACAGTTTCCTGAACCTCGATCAAAATTCTGGGGTTGGGATAAG AATGTACCTACAATTGGAGTCACAGCAGTTGTTCTGGCCACACATTTATGTGATGAAGTGAGCTTAGCAGGATTTGGATATGACCTCGATCAGCCCAACGCACCTTTACACTATTACAACAACCTGTGCATGGCTGCCATGAATGGACAAACTATGCACAATGTGACAAGCGAAACAAAATTCCTGCAAAAACTgatcaaagaaaatattgtcGAAGACCTCACTGGTGGGATACATTGTGAATTCTGCAGCAAAGACAGCTAG
- the ST3GAL5 gene encoding lactosylceramide alpha-2,3-sialyltransferase isoform X1, with protein MPLVLTGFQQWFALGRFPMGSAMLSDNNSVKLKSDCSPPVQWCKVAAHEDEKTKLVFKRFLALFLVGGCFLYILKLRFSPGECDRTKMPYVDPDRVRRAQQYASAVLQEQCRPSYVKKEMKKLFAEKYSTDISPFVRKNVNEDDGALFKYEPPFGFHNFLDKLKNLLELLPEHDLPEDLKSKHCKRCVVVGSGGILHGSELGHLLNQFDIVIRLNDAPVQGYTDHVGNKTTIRMTYPEGAPLSEHEYPPASLFVAVLFKSVDFNWLQAMVKNETLPLWVRLFFWKEVAEKIPFTSKQFRILNPVIIKETALDILQFPEPRSKFWGWDKNVPTIGVTAVVLATHLCDEVSLAGFGYDLDQPNAPLHYYNNLCMAAMNGQTMHNVTSETKFLQKLIKENIVEDLTGGIHCEFCSKDS; from the exons ATGCCTCTTGTCCTGACAGGCTTTCAGCAGTGGTTTGCCTTGGGTAGATTCCCCATGGGCTCAG CAATGCTGAGTGACAATAACTCTGTGAAGCTGAAAAGTGATTGTTCACCTCCTGTGCAATGGTGTAAGGTGGCTGCACATGAAGATGAGAAGaccaagctggtttttaaaAG ATTCCTTGCACTGTTTCTGGTTGGAGGGTGCTTCCTTTATATCCTCAAATTACGTTTTAGTCCTGGAGAATGTGACAGAACAAAAATGCCATATGTGGACCCTGATCGTGTAAGG aGAGCACAACAGTATGCCAGTGCGGTATTGCAGGAACAGTGCCGACCGTCTtatgtgaagaaagaaatgaagaagttATTTGCGGAGAAATACAGCACGGACATATCTCCCTTTGTAAGAAAgaatgtaaatgaagatgatggagctttatttaaatatgaacCTCCTTTTGGATTTCACAACTTCCTTGATAAGCTTAAAAATCTCCTTGAACTCTTACCTGAGCATGATTTACCAGAAGATTTGAAATCAAAACACTGTAAACGTTGTGTTGTTGTTGGCAGTGGTGGAATTCTTCATGGATCAGAGCTGGGTCACTTACTGAATCAGTTTGATATTGTTATACG gCTAAATGATGCACCGGTTCAAGGATACACAGATCATGTTGGTAACAAAACTACTATACGGATGACTTACCCAGAAGGAGCCCCCCTTTCTGAACATGAGTATCCTCCTGCTAGCCTGTTTGTGGCTGTTTTGTTTAAGAGTGTTGATTTCAACTGGCTTCAAGCAATGGTAAAAAATGAAACCTTG CCTCTGTGGGTGCGACTCTTCTTTTGGAAGGAGGTTGCTGAGAAAATTCCTTTTACATCAAAGCAGTTTCGGATTCTGAATCCAGTCATCATCAAAGAGACAGCTTTGGATATTTTACAGTTTCCTGAACCTCGATCAAAATTCTGGGGTTGGGATAAG AATGTACCTACAATTGGAGTCACAGCAGTTGTTCTGGCCACACATTTATGTGATGAAGTGAGCTTAGCAGGATTTGGATATGACCTCGATCAGCCCAACGCACCTTTACACTATTACAACAACCTGTGCATGGCTGCCATGAATGGACAAACTATGCACAATGTGACAAGCGAAACAAAATTCCTGCAAAAACTgatcaaagaaaatattgtcGAAGACCTCACTGGTGGGATACATTGTGAATTCTGCAGCAAAGACAGCTAG
- the ST3GAL5 gene encoding lactosylceramide alpha-2,3-sialyltransferase isoform X3: MPLVLTGFQQWFALGRFPMGSAMLSDNNSVKLKSDCSPPVQWCKVAAHEDEKTKLVFKRYSQRAQQYASAVLQEQCRPSYVKKEMKKLFAEKYSTDISPFVRKNVNEDDGALFKYEPPFGFHNFLDKLKNLLELLPEHDLPEDLKSKHCKRCVVVGSGGILHGSELGHLLNQFDIVIRLNDAPVQGYTDHVGNKTTIRMTYPEGAPLSEHEYPPASLFVAVLFKSVDFNWLQAMVKNETLPLWVRLFFWKEVAEKIPFTSKQFRILNPVIIKETALDILQFPEPRSKFWGWDKNVPTIGVTAVVLATHLCDEVSLAGFGYDLDQPNAPLHYYNNLCMAAMNGQTMHNVTSETKFLQKLIKENIVEDLTGGIHCEFCSKDS; the protein is encoded by the exons ATGCCTCTTGTCCTGACAGGCTTTCAGCAGTGGTTTGCCTTGGGTAGATTCCCCATGGGCTCAG CAATGCTGAGTGACAATAACTCTGTGAAGCTGAAAAGTGATTGTTCACCTCCTGTGCAATGGTGTAAGGTGGCTGCACATGAAGATGAGAAGaccaagctggtttttaaaAGGTACTCGCAA aGAGCACAACAGTATGCCAGTGCGGTATTGCAGGAACAGTGCCGACCGTCTtatgtgaagaaagaaatgaagaagttATTTGCGGAGAAATACAGCACGGACATATCTCCCTTTGTAAGAAAgaatgtaaatgaagatgatggagctttatttaaatatgaacCTCCTTTTGGATTTCACAACTTCCTTGATAAGCTTAAAAATCTCCTTGAACTCTTACCTGAGCATGATTTACCAGAAGATTTGAAATCAAAACACTGTAAACGTTGTGTTGTTGTTGGCAGTGGTGGAATTCTTCATGGATCAGAGCTGGGTCACTTACTGAATCAGTTTGATATTGTTATACG gCTAAATGATGCACCGGTTCAAGGATACACAGATCATGTTGGTAACAAAACTACTATACGGATGACTTACCCAGAAGGAGCCCCCCTTTCTGAACATGAGTATCCTCCTGCTAGCCTGTTTGTGGCTGTTTTGTTTAAGAGTGTTGATTTCAACTGGCTTCAAGCAATGGTAAAAAATGAAACCTTG CCTCTGTGGGTGCGACTCTTCTTTTGGAAGGAGGTTGCTGAGAAAATTCCTTTTACATCAAAGCAGTTTCGGATTCTGAATCCAGTCATCATCAAAGAGACAGCTTTGGATATTTTACAGTTTCCTGAACCTCGATCAAAATTCTGGGGTTGGGATAAG AATGTACCTACAATTGGAGTCACAGCAGTTGTTCTGGCCACACATTTATGTGATGAAGTGAGCTTAGCAGGATTTGGATATGACCTCGATCAGCCCAACGCACCTTTACACTATTACAACAACCTGTGCATGGCTGCCATGAATGGACAAACTATGCACAATGTGACAAGCGAAACAAAATTCCTGCAAAAACTgatcaaagaaaatattgtcGAAGACCTCACTGGTGGGATACATTGTGAATTCTGCAGCAAAGACAGCTAG